The region GGGGGCGGCAGAACCACGCCCGCCCGACCCTCGAGCGTGTCGTGACTGGCCTGCAGGTAGCGGCTCGGACTTCCGATGTCGAGCCAGTAGGCATCGGAGAGCGACGCGTAGAGCGGCTTTCCCTCGGAGAGAAGCGTGGGGAACACCTGGTGCTCGAACATCCACCGCTGGCCCGCCGGCATGGCGGCCACCACCGAAGGCTCGAGCACGTAGACCCCCGCGTTGATGGCGTTGGTGGGGGCCGACTCGCGCGGGGGCTTCTCGATGAACGAGCGCACGCGCCCGTCGGCTTCGGTGACCACCACGCCGTACTGGCTGGGGTCTTCGACGGGGGTGAGCGCGAGCGTTCCCAGTGCCCCGTTCGCACGATGCAGGTTCACCAGCGCGGTGAGATCGATGCCCGAGAGCACGTCGCCGTTGAACACGAGGAACGTGTCGTCGAGGAGCGACTCGACGTTCTTTACCGCGCCCGCGGTGCCCAGCGGCTCATTCTCGACCACGTGCCAGAACCGCACCCCGAACCTCGATCCGTCGCCGAAGTACGCCTCGAAAGCCTCGCTCTTGTAGCCGAGGGCGAAGATGATCTCGTCGAAGCCGTGCCTGCGCAGCGTGTCGACCTGATGCTCCATGTATGGCTTGTTGACGATGGGCACCATGGGCTTGGGAACGTCG is a window of Pseudomonadota bacterium DNA encoding:
- a CDS encoding NDP-sugar synthase, with the protein product MKAVILVGGEGTRLRPLTYDVPKPMVPIVNKPYMEHQVDTLRRHGFDEIIFALGYKSEAFEAYFGDGSRFGVRFWHVVENEPLGTAGAVKNVESLLDDTFLVFNGDVLSGIDLTALVNLHRANGALGTLALTPVEDPSQYGVVVTEADGRVRSFIEKPPRESAPTNAINAGVYVLEPSVVAAMPAGQRWMFEHQVFPTLLSEGKPLYASLSDAYWLDIGSPSRYLQASHDTLEGRAGVVLPPP